From Topomyia yanbarensis strain Yona2022 chromosome 1, ASM3024719v1, whole genome shotgun sequence, one genomic window encodes:
- the LOC131688906 gene encoding uncharacterized protein LOC131688906, giving the protein MNTMNNCRILVDVDCSRYEDDAFSLLDKSAEVNVVKDLKSSTVATFDQTSFPHLTSSSRTQLKQQLLREQLKSYEKSPSPHATPSVFSVQLPLENMDIDLPKKVLQVETRLENPTRYHVIQKQKTQVREYVTAALKLTKQTVLREASHSRLMILTKLYDSFINTKPGNSATPNRPTTPSATVVSSATADQQQEWRLEMKLAARFGNKIYQTFIDEFDYIRDLLCQVRFEIPKWVFVVTEFESEISSYQNAKIAAGVEEMLLKQTLSSEKNSKHEKFIEPEVRDRIKKDNHNCSMYLGFGWDTG; this is encoded by the exons ATGAACACCATGAACAACTGTCGAATCCTGGTCGACGTCGACTGTAGTCGCTACGAGGACGATGCCTTTTCCCTTCTGGACAAATCTGCCGAGGTCAACGTGGTCAAAGACCTTAAATCCTCCACGGTGGCCACATTTGATCA GACAAGCTTCCCGCACCTGACCAGCTCGTCGCGAACTCAGCTCAAGCAGCAGCTGCTGCGCGAGCAGCTGAAAAGCTATGAGAAAAGTCCTTCGCCGCATGCAACGCCGTCGGTATTTTCCGTTCAACTCCCGCTGGAGAACATGGACATCGATCTACCGAAGAAGGTGCTGCAGGTTGAGACTCGCCTGGAGAATCCAACCCGTTATCACGTGATCCAGAAGCAGAAGACCCAGGTTCGCGAGTACGTCACGGCTGCCCTAAAACTAACCAAGCAGACGGTACTGCGAGAGGCTAGCCACTCTCGGCTAATGATTCTGACCAAGCTGTACGATTCGTTCATCAACACCAAACCGGGGAATAGCGCGACTCCGAATCGACCGACGACTCCGTCGGCTACGGTGGTTTCGTCCGCAACGGCCGATCAACAGCAGGAATGGCGTTTGGAGATGAAACTGGCGGCGCGTTTCGGAAATAAGATCTACCAGACGTTTATCGACGAGTTTGATTACATCCGGGATCTGCTGTGTCAGGTTCGGTTCGAGATTCCGAAGTGGGTCTTCGTGGTGACGGAGTTCGAGAGTGAGATTTCTTCCTACCAAAATGCGAAGATAGCCGCCGGAGTGGAGGAAATGCTGCTGAAGCAGACGCTGAGCAGCGAGAAGAATTCGAAGCATGAGAAGTTTATCGAACCGGAAGTGCGTGATCGGATCAAGAAGGATAACCACAACTGTAGTATGTATTTGGGGTTCGGGTGGGACACAGGTTGA